A DNA window from Allokutzneria albata contains the following coding sequences:
- a CDS encoding TIGR03086 family metal-binding protein, giving the protein MSDLMARAAAPFLEIVRTIEPDQLDLPTPCTEFDVRALIAHLLHWGPSLEGAARKEAVPPGAASGDWAEALEAQVERTLAAWRPASAWEGVTTMGGSFELPADLVGGMVIGEFVLHGWDLARATGQHVEWDADVVDHVHREVARSADQGREMGVYGPEVTAPADASTLDKVLALSGRSPSWPD; this is encoded by the coding sequence ATGAGCGACCTGATGGCCCGCGCCGCCGCGCCCTTCCTGGAGATCGTCCGCACCATCGAGCCGGACCAGCTCGACCTGCCCACTCCCTGCACCGAGTTCGACGTCCGCGCGCTGATCGCCCACCTGCTGCACTGGGGCCCGTCGTTGGAGGGCGCCGCACGCAAGGAGGCCGTTCCTCCTGGTGCGGCATCCGGTGACTGGGCTGAGGCGCTGGAGGCCCAGGTCGAGCGGACCCTCGCGGCGTGGCGCCCGGCCTCGGCGTGGGAGGGCGTGACGACGATGGGCGGCTCCTTCGAGCTGCCCGCCGACCTGGTGGGTGGCATGGTGATCGGCGAGTTCGTCCTGCACGGGTGGGACCTCGCCCGCGCCACCGGCCAGCACGTGGAGTGGGACGCCGACGTCGTGGACCACGTGCACCGCGAGGTCGCCAGGAGCGCCGACCAGGGCCGCGAGATGGGCGTCTACGGCCCCGAGGTCACCGCCCCAGCCGATGCGTCCACTTTGGACAAGGTGCTCGCGCTGAGCGGCCGTTCGCCGTCCTGGCCCGACTAG
- a CDS encoding MBL fold metallo-hydrolase — MTADTLPICLTCGTQYAAPRPDCPICEDERQYVPPTGQAWTDLATLRAGEHRAVLREQGPGLIGIGCEPRFAIGQRALLVRAKSGNVLWDCAAYLDDEIVERVRALGGITGIAISHPHYYTTMVDWAHTFDVPIHLHENDSQWIGRPDPAVRLWSGTTNRLADDLTLVNLGVHFAGGTVLHWRDGADGAGTLLSGDIVQVIPDRNFVGFMYSYPNLIPERPSVVRRAAELLSEYRFETIHGAWWDSEVPRDGQEVVQRSAKRYLEHIRD; from the coding sequence ATGACAGCCGATACCCTGCCGATCTGCCTCACCTGTGGAACGCAGTACGCCGCCCCGCGCCCGGACTGCCCGATCTGCGAGGACGAGCGCCAGTACGTCCCGCCGACCGGGCAGGCGTGGACCGACCTCGCGACGCTGCGCGCGGGCGAGCACCGGGCTGTGCTGCGCGAGCAGGGACCGGGGCTGATCGGCATCGGCTGCGAGCCGCGCTTCGCCATCGGGCAGCGGGCGTTGCTGGTGCGGGCGAAGTCAGGCAACGTCCTGTGGGACTGCGCGGCCTACCTCGATGACGAGATCGTCGAACGGGTGCGCGCGCTCGGCGGCATCACCGGCATCGCGATCAGCCACCCGCACTACTACACGACCATGGTGGACTGGGCGCACACCTTCGACGTGCCGATCCACCTGCACGAGAACGACAGCCAGTGGATCGGCCGCCCCGATCCGGCGGTGCGGCTGTGGAGCGGCACCACCAACCGGCTCGCCGACGACCTGACCCTGGTCAACCTCGGCGTGCACTTCGCGGGCGGGACCGTGCTGCACTGGCGGGACGGCGCGGACGGGGCCGGGACGCTGCTCTCCGGCGACATCGTGCAGGTCATCCCGGATCGGAACTTCGTCGGCTTCATGTACAGCTACCCGAACCTGATCCCCGAGCGGCCGAGCGTGGTGCGCCGCGCGGCCGAGCTGCTGTCGGAGTACCGCTTCGAGACGATCCACGGCGCGTGGTGGGACTCGGAGGTTCCCCGCGACGGCCAGGAGGTCGTGCAGCGCTCGGCGAAGCGGTACCTGGAGCACATCCGGGACTGA
- a CDS encoding class I SAM-dependent methyltransferase, producing the protein MRDSEFRDARLVMLYDAAYRWARDDDFFLGMVGQTPVRVLDLGCGTGRLALGMAAAGHAVTGIDPARASLDAARTKPGAAEITWIEGTSADAPSAAFDVVVMTSHVAQFIVDDAEWERTLADLRRALVPGGRLVFDSRDPSARGWERWNPVDSRTRTTLPDGRVIPWWTEVTDVAEGRVTFLHHYDFPEGELLSSSTMRFRSEDEIRSSLYDNGFVVEEIYGGWDREPVGAGELLVIARRS; encoded by the coding sequence ATGCGCGATTCCGAGTTCCGCGACGCCCGGCTCGTCATGCTCTACGACGCCGCTTACCGGTGGGCGCGTGATGACGACTTCTTCCTCGGCATGGTCGGGCAGACGCCGGTCCGGGTCCTCGACCTCGGCTGCGGAACGGGACGGCTCGCCCTGGGCATGGCGGCGGCCGGGCACGCCGTCACCGGGATCGATCCTGCGCGCGCTTCCCTTGACGCGGCTCGCACGAAGCCCGGCGCGGCAGAGATCACCTGGATCGAGGGCACGTCGGCGGACGCTCCGAGCGCCGCGTTCGACGTCGTGGTGATGACGAGCCACGTGGCCCAGTTCATCGTCGACGACGCGGAGTGGGAGCGCACCCTCGCTGATCTCCGCCGCGCACTGGTTCCCGGTGGGCGGCTGGTGTTCGACTCACGGGACCCGAGCGCGCGCGGGTGGGAGCGGTGGAACCCCGTGGACTCGCGGACGCGGACCACGCTGCCGGACGGACGGGTGATCCCGTGGTGGACCGAAGTCACCGATGTCGCGGAGGGAAGGGTGACTTTCCTGCACCACTACGACTTTCCCGAAGGAGAACTCCTGAGCTCCTCCACCATGCGGTTCCGCAGCGAGGACGAGATCCGATCCTCCTTGTACGACAACGGCTTCGTGGTTGAGGAGATCTACGGCGGATGGGACCGTGAACCCGTCGGTGCCGGTGAACTCCTCGTCATCGCGCGAAGGTCCTAG
- a CDS encoding NAD-dependent epimerase/dehydratase family protein, with product MKIVITGASGNIGTGLLRRLAEGGQRHEIVGVCRRPPPPSAPPYHIARWEAVDLTAPERLSEVFEGADAVVHLAWAVQPIRDEDWLHAVNVEGSRAVFEAARRAGVPHVVYASSVGVYAPSALPVDESSPTTGVPSSVYSRHKVAVEQELRGFGDLDVAVIRPTLITQRVASAGIAALYLRPLVTPLLLRLGRSKAVPVLPIPSGLKLRLVHADDVADAIIAILDKRATGAFNLAAEDTLDRAALADAMHAKAIPVPDFLAKAAVAVLWRARVIGTSPGWFDLAAVSPLLDASRARRELGFAPKHSSADCAREQVEGLCAGVRGTSPALSADRLGGSGEQVDRSTVDVGPRRDYRGLRRFALAAGGVVLAGMLGRSRRAG from the coding sequence ATGAAGATCGTGATCACCGGTGCGTCCGGGAACATCGGGACCGGGTTGCTGCGGCGGCTGGCCGAGGGCGGGCAGCGGCACGAGATCGTCGGCGTGTGCCGTCGACCTCCACCGCCCTCGGCGCCGCCCTACCACATCGCCCGCTGGGAGGCCGTCGATCTCACCGCCCCGGAGCGGCTGAGCGAGGTCTTCGAGGGCGCCGACGCCGTGGTGCACCTCGCCTGGGCGGTGCAGCCGATCCGGGACGAGGACTGGCTGCACGCGGTCAACGTGGAAGGCAGCCGCGCGGTGTTCGAGGCCGCGCGCCGAGCGGGCGTCCCGCACGTGGTGTACGCCTCTTCCGTTGGGGTGTACGCACCTTCGGCGCTTCCGGTCGACGAGTCCTCGCCGACCACGGGCGTGCCCAGCTCCGTCTACAGCAGACACAAGGTCGCGGTGGAACAGGAGCTGCGGGGCTTCGGCGATCTCGACGTCGCGGTCATCCGGCCGACGTTGATCACGCAGCGCGTCGCGTCGGCAGGCATCGCCGCGTTGTACCTGCGCCCGCTCGTCACCCCGCTGCTGCTCCGGCTGGGGCGCAGCAAGGCGGTGCCGGTGCTGCCGATCCCGTCCGGGCTCAAGCTTCGGCTGGTGCACGCCGACGACGTGGCCGACGCGATCATCGCGATCCTGGACAAGCGCGCGACGGGTGCGTTCAACCTCGCCGCCGAGGACACGCTCGACCGCGCCGCGCTGGCGGACGCCATGCACGCCAAGGCGATTCCCGTGCCGGACTTCCTGGCGAAGGCGGCCGTCGCGGTGCTGTGGCGGGCCAGGGTGATCGGCACCTCGCCGGGCTGGTTCGACCTCGCGGCGGTCTCCCCGCTGCTGGACGCCTCGCGGGCCCGCAGGGAACTGGGTTTCGCACCGAAGCACAGCAGCGCCGACTGCGCGCGTGAGCAGGTCGAAGGGCTCTGCGCGGGAGTGCGCGGCACGAGTCCCGCGCTCAGCGCCGACCGGCTCGGCGGCTCCGGTGAGCAGGTCGATCGGTCCACTGTGGACGTCGGACCGCGCAGGGACTACCGGGGGCTGCGGAGGTTCGCGCTGGCCGCGGGGGGCGTGGTGCTGGCCGGGATGCTCGGCAGGTCCCGCCGCGCGGGCTGA
- a CDS encoding class I SAM-dependent methyltransferase, with protein MDREKITLTGAQETMLATLYARALDSVRPDPVLRDVAAADAVRRIDYDFRKTGIRGTSAVGVALRAKTLDDWTREFLAATPECTVLHLACGLDTRVQRMAPPPSVRWFDVDFPDVIELRERLLPTPQGDYTMVRSSVTADAWLEQVPADRPVVVVMEGLSMYLREEDGQRLIRRITERFPSGELLFDCYGTLGIKMQKLVPAVRNAGATLHWGIDDPREIERLHDGLTCVDALRSVDMPGLDKLPFAGKLQLKIVALIPGLRDVGRIMRFRF; from the coding sequence ATGGACCGCGAGAAGATCACGCTGACCGGAGCGCAGGAGACCATGCTCGCCACGCTCTACGCCCGAGCTCTGGACAGCGTGCGCCCGGACCCAGTCCTCCGCGACGTGGCCGCCGCCGACGCCGTGCGGCGCATCGACTACGACTTCCGCAAGACCGGCATCAGGGGCACCAGCGCCGTGGGGGTCGCGCTGCGGGCGAAGACGCTGGACGACTGGACGCGCGAGTTCCTCGCCGCCACCCCGGAGTGCACCGTGCTGCACCTCGCCTGCGGCCTGGACACCCGTGTGCAGCGGATGGCGCCGCCGCCGTCGGTGCGCTGGTTCGACGTCGACTTCCCCGACGTGATCGAGCTGCGCGAGCGGCTGCTGCCGACGCCGCAGGGTGACTACACGATGGTGCGCTCGTCGGTCACCGCCGACGCGTGGCTGGAGCAGGTGCCCGCCGATCGCCCCGTCGTCGTGGTCATGGAGGGGCTGAGCATGTACCTGCGCGAGGAGGACGGCCAACGGCTCATCCGCCGGATCACCGAGCGCTTCCCGAGCGGTGAACTGCTCTTCGACTGCTACGGCACCCTGGGCATCAAGATGCAGAAGCTGGTGCCCGCCGTGCGCAACGCGGGCGCGACCCTGCACTGGGGCATCGACGACCCGCGCGAGATCGAGCGCCTGCACGACGGACTGACCTGCGTGGACGCGCTGCGCAGCGTGGACATGCCCGGCCTGGACAAGCTGCCGTTCGCGGGCAAGCTGCAGCTGAAGATCGTCGCGCTCATCCCGGGCCTGCGCGATGTCGGCAGGATCATGCGCTTCCGGTTCTGA
- a CDS encoding helix-turn-helix domain-containing protein, whose product MGRDARGLGGAWTKYQRHAFPSPSPDLAPYVARYWVVSWEYDEPYQQLIVPYPNVHLTFQDGRATVNGVSSGHQVKVLDGRGGVFGVAFRPGAFRPFLGAPVSTITDRSVDAAGIFPGDPPVEPDVPGVEDFLRAHLPEPDPRARYATDVVERIITGPEITRVDELARAFGTSVRALQRLFAEHVGIGPKWVIRRYRLHEVTQRLARGERIDWAVLAADLGYSDQAHFARDFRAVFGEPPTAYARRY is encoded by the coding sequence ATGGGCAGGGACGCACGCGGGCTCGGCGGCGCGTGGACGAAGTACCAGCGGCACGCCTTCCCCAGCCCTTCTCCGGACCTCGCGCCCTACGTCGCGCGCTACTGGGTGGTGTCGTGGGAGTACGACGAGCCCTACCAGCAGCTGATCGTGCCCTACCCGAACGTCCACCTGACCTTCCAGGACGGCCGCGCGACCGTGAACGGGGTGTCCAGCGGGCACCAGGTGAAGGTGCTGGACGGGCGTGGCGGCGTGTTCGGGGTGGCGTTCCGGCCGGGTGCGTTCCGGCCCTTCCTCGGCGCGCCGGTCAGCACGATCACCGACCGCTCGGTGGACGCGGCCGGGATCTTCCCCGGTGATCCGCCCGTGGAGCCGGACGTGCCGGGCGTCGAGGACTTCCTGCGCGCGCACCTGCCGGAGCCGGACCCGCGCGCCCGGTACGCCACCGACGTGGTTGAGCGGATCATCACCGGACCGGAGATCACCAGGGTGGACGAGCTCGCGCGCGCCTTCGGCACGAGCGTGCGGGCGTTGCAGCGGTTGTTCGCCGAGCACGTCGGCATCGGGCCCAAGTGGGTGATCCGCCGCTACCGGCTGCACGAGGTGACGCAGCGGCTGGCCCGGGGCGAGCGGATCGACTGGGCCGTGCTCGCGGCCGACCTCGGGTACTCCGACCAGGCACATTTCGCCCGCGACTTCCGGGCCGTGTTCGGTGAGCCGCCGACGGCCTACGCGCGGCGCTACTGA
- a CDS encoding DUF2795 domain-containing protein translates to MTVNPIQVQKFLGGIDYPATKEEVLRTAQRQGADDQVLDTLRGLDRDDFNSPNDISEAIGGS, encoded by the coding sequence ATGACTGTGAACCCCATCCAGGTGCAGAAGTTCCTCGGCGGGATCGACTACCCCGCCACGAAGGAAGAGGTGCTGAGGACGGCGCAGCGGCAGGGCGCCGACGACCAGGTCCTCGACACGCTGCGCGGACTGGACCGAGACGACTTCAACTCCCCCAATGACATCAGCGAGGCCATCGGCGGCTCGTGA
- a CDS encoding SDR family NAD(P)-dependent oxidoreductase: protein MTTTSKPLAVVTGASGGIGLELAKVFARNGFDLVVAAEDAGILAAARELQGLGAAAEAVRVDLARFDGVEELALKVKQTGRPVAALAVNAGVGVGGPFAGDTDLQAQLDVVNLNVTSAVHLTKRVLPWMAERGEGRVLFTSSIAATMPGPFQAVYAASKAFLASFSQALREEVKDSGVTVTALLPGPTETDFFRRAGMTDTKVGSGPKDDPADVARQGFEAMMAGKDHVVAASITNKAEAVAARVLSDPVKARMHRKLAEPQEGSP, encoded by the coding sequence ATGACGACGACCTCGAAGCCCCTCGCCGTGGTGACCGGCGCATCCGGCGGGATCGGGCTGGAGCTGGCCAAAGTGTTCGCCCGCAACGGTTTCGACCTGGTGGTGGCCGCGGAGGACGCGGGAATCCTGGCCGCGGCGCGGGAACTCCAGGGCCTGGGGGCGGCTGCCGAGGCCGTGCGGGTCGACCTCGCGCGCTTCGACGGCGTCGAGGAGCTGGCGCTCAAGGTGAAGCAGACCGGACGGCCGGTCGCCGCGCTCGCGGTGAACGCGGGTGTCGGCGTCGGCGGCCCGTTCGCCGGGGACACCGACCTGCAGGCACAGCTGGACGTGGTGAACCTCAACGTCACCTCCGCCGTGCACCTGACGAAGCGGGTGCTGCCGTGGATGGCGGAACGCGGCGAGGGGCGGGTGCTGTTCACCTCCTCGATCGCGGCGACGATGCCCGGACCGTTCCAGGCCGTCTACGCCGCGTCGAAGGCGTTCCTCGCGTCCTTCTCGCAGGCGTTGCGCGAGGAGGTCAAGGACAGCGGCGTCACCGTCACCGCACTGCTGCCGGGCCCCACGGAGACGGACTTCTTCCGCCGCGCGGGCATGACCGACACCAAGGTCGGTTCCGGCCCCAAGGACGATCCGGCCGACGTGGCACGTCAGGGCTTCGAGGCGATGATGGCCGGCAAGGACCACGTGGTCGCCGCCTCGATAACGAACAAGGCAGAAGCGGTGGCGGCACGGGTGCTGTCCGATCCGGTGAAGGCGAGAATGCATCGCAAGCTCGCCGAACCCCAGGAGGGATCACCATGA
- a CDS encoding MerR family transcriptional regulator has product MDETLTVSEAAAAAGVSTHTLRYYERAGLLDHIERGPSGRRRYSRQNLGAIEFILRLRSTGMSIGEIRKYTDLVRAGAGNERARLGLLEDHRDRIVASLAEQRAHLAAIEKKIGIYAELLGVQPARRDLPSIPASTTPPAASANLRSPR; this is encoded by the coding sequence ATGGACGAAACGCTCACGGTCAGCGAGGCCGCGGCGGCCGCCGGGGTCAGCACGCACACGCTGCGCTACTACGAGCGCGCTGGGCTGCTCGACCACATCGAACGCGGCCCGTCCGGGCGCCGTCGCTACAGCAGGCAGAACCTGGGCGCCATCGAGTTCATCCTGCGGCTGCGCAGCACCGGCATGTCGATCGGCGAGATCAGGAAGTACACCGACCTCGTGCGCGCGGGCGCGGGCAACGAGCGGGCCCGGCTCGGCCTGCTGGAGGACCACCGGGACAGGATCGTGGCCTCGCTCGCCGAGCAGCGCGCGCACCTGGCCGCCATCGAGAAGAAGATCGGCATCTACGCGGAGCTGCTCGGCGTTCAGCCCGCGCGGCGGGACCTGCCGAGCATCCCGGCCAGCACCACGCCCCCCGCGGCCAGCGCGAACCTCCGCAGCCCCCGGTAG